Sequence from the Methanobrevibacter arboriphilus genome:
ACGAAATGTCTTAAATACAAAACGAAATGTATTATTATACATAACATTTTACTCATAATTATATTTAAAGCTATCTAAAACCTTAAAAAAAGAAAATAAAATTTTTAAAAAAAATATAGTCATGTGAATACTATAAAACATCACTATCGTTATAGTTCAAAATTAATAATAAAATAATGAAAAAATAAGTCGAAATGTATATATATTCAATACGAAATATTATTATTATGCAGTTATTATTATCATACAATTAATAATTATAAACCAAAAAATTAATACCCCAATAAATTATTTTAATATTTATTGTTGTTTTATTGAAAACAGGGTAGCTAATTTTAAATAATAGCTGTAAAAATGGTTTAAAAATAGTTTAGATAATAATTAATTTTTAAAATCTCTTAAAAATTAATTAAAAAACTAGATTGAATTAGTAAAAGTAAATAAATAGAAATTTAGAAACTAAAAACTAATTTATGATAAAAAATGGAGATGATCAAATTAAGAATATCAAACTAAGATTAATGTTCCTATTAGTACTTTTTGTAGCTATAGGAACAATGACTTCGTCTGTATCAGCAGCACAAACATGGAATATAGATAATAACGCTGATTTATCTGCTATCCAATCTATAATTGATAATGCGGGAGTAGGAGACATAATAAGTTTTGCGACTGATGGTGCTTATAACCTTGCTGGTTCAATAAACATTAGTAAAACCTTGACAATATTAGGTAATGGAGCTACAATAACTGGAATTCAAGACGCTAACACACCTATATTCAAATTAGCAATTAATACTTCCGATCCAGATGTATTTAAAGATATTTCAATATCTAATTTTACATTAAATGCTATGTCTGCAATAACTGTAACTAATGGAGCTAATATAACATTAGACAATCTTACACTTACTGGAGCTAATAAAAATAATGGAACTGGAATTACTGCTAGTCAAGTGAGAGACCTTACAATAAAAAATGTTAATGCAAGTAACTTCCGTGATGCTATTGGTGTTGGCGGAGGAAACAATACAGTTGTAACTAATAATGATTTCCATGATCTTGGAAGAAATGCAATGTCATTTTACCAAAATGCAGGAAATATATTTGTTAAAAATAACACAATGAATAATGCTCAATATGGTGTATTTTTTGGTGGAGGAGTTAAATATATAGAAATTGAAGGAAATAACATATCTAATATGAGTATAGTTGGATTAGCTATAATAAAATCATGTAATAATGCTATAATCAAAAATAATAATATTATAGAGAATAATATAGGCATTATTATAAAAGCTAATGACACACAACATGGAGCACCAACAACACTTGAAAGTATAATTGTATCAGGAAATAATATTTCTAAAAGTTATTTATTTGGTATATTATTAGAAAATATAATTCAAAGTACAGTAGGAAAAGAATTAATATTAGATAATAATACTTTTTCAGAAAATGGTTGGAGATATGCTGAATATGTTGGTGGTGATTGGTGGAATTCAACCTCAGATCAACCATCAACTGGAAAATCAGGATGGGGTAATGAAATAGGAAATTTTGATGTGTTCATGAACTATTTTGAAGATACTACTCCAACACCAAATGCAAACCTAACACTTACAGACACAATAAGCACAAACGTCGTGAAAAATGGTGGAAAACTAATATATACTTTAACTGTTAAAAATATTGGAAATGGAACATCAGATGTAATAACTATTGATACAGGATTATTATCAAGTATTGCAAACTCTGTTGTAACATACAAATCTACTGGAGCATTTTCTAATAACAAATGGATTATAAACAGCTTAAAAGGTGGAGATACTGCATCTTTAGTACTTGAAGTTCAAACTAAAAAATCAGGAACTAAAAACATTATTTCAACATTAAAAACTTCAACACAAAATGATACTTCAACAAATCCAACAAAATTAACTGTAAATAAAGATATTAAAGTATCTAGTAGTAATGCATTCAGTGCAAATAAAGTAAAGAGAAATAAATATTTCTATATAACAACTACAATTAAAAACACTGGATTAGATAACTCAAGTACATTCAATAGTAAAATAGCAACCACCAAAGGATTAAAAGTAGCAGCAGTAAGTAAAAGTAGCTATGCATCATACAACAAAAAAAGCCAAACATGGACAGTCAAAAAAGTTCCTGCTAAAAAAACAATAACCCTAAAAATGAAAGTCAAAGCAACAAAAACCGGAACACAAAAAGTAAAAGTAACAACAAACGGCAAATCACAAACCAAATCTGTAAAAGTTGTCAAATAACTAATATCTAAATAAAAAGTATGATTAGAATAAAAATATGATTAAAATTTATATACTAATCCATACTTTTAATTTTTTTTAACTTATTTTTGATATTTTTCTAAATTTCAAAATTTAATTATTAAATATAATTAATATTATTAAAATTATTAAAATTAATAATTATTAAGATCAATAATACTTTTATTAATATTAATATTATCCTTATATATAACAAATTATATATTTTTTATTAGAATTTTTAGGTTTTAATTTAAATTAATTAAGAGAGGTGTTTAAAATAAAAACAAAAAAAATCATTCTTTTAGGAGCTATCTTTTCTATATTATTAATATCATCTCCTTTAGGATTTAATACAATTTATGGAGCAAATAATACTTGGATAATTGATGTTGAAGATAAAGGAATGCCAGGAAATATGGAGTATATACAAGGAATAATTGACAATGCTTCAAGTGGAGATACAATACTATTTAAAGGAAGTGAATACACACATTTAGCTAATATTATTGTAAATAAAACATTAAATATAGTAAGTGATGTTGGAACTGTACTTAATAGTTGTAATAATCATCCTGAAGAGCCAATATTTAGAATATTAAGTGGTGGAAGTGGAACTAAAATTGAAGGATTCAACATTAATGCAAAAGAAGCGGGAATTATAATTGATAATGCGACTAATGTAAAAATAGGTAGTAATAATATTACAGCTGAAGGTATAGCAATTACAATTTTAGATAGTTTAAATACAGTTATTACTAATAATAGAATAAATAACTCAGGAACTGGAATATCATCAAATAATTCAAATAATACAGTAATAAAAAACAATACTATCACAAATAACGATGAAGGTATAATCTCCACTGGAAATACAAACAACACTGAAATATCATATAACAATATTTCAAATAATAATGGTTTTGGTGTGTACTTCAATAATAATGGGGAATTACAAGATAATATAAAAGTATTATATAACTATATCGAAAATCAAGGCCAATCTGGAGTTTATATTAATAGTAGCTATAATATTCTTAGTATTATAAGTAATATGATAACTAACAATCAAAAAAATGGAATTTATATGGATTCTGGTACAAATACCTCAGGTCAACCAACCATTGAATATAACTATCTATTATATAATACTGGGTTTAATACATTTCAGATTCAAAGAGTTCAGACAGATGATCAACATCGTGCAGTTTTGGTTATAGGATATAATTTCTATGGTACAAATGATAGAAGTGGAGTAAGTGTATGTTCTAAAACAACTACTGGAATAATACTAATAAAGTTATCAGAAATATCAAAAGGTATTTTCCAAATAGCTTATACAACAAATGATACTGGAAAAATAATTAAAGAAATGATTCCTAATTATGTGAAAGTCAATCTTAATAACAATAGTCAATACCAATATGTTTTAATCAAAAATGGAACTGGAATAGCTGATTTTAGAGAATATAATTATAGTTCTACTGGAAACGAGATTTATACATATTTTTTAACTAAAACTGCATTATCTATAAATGACAATAATATACCTCAAAAATCAATAAGTATTAATTCAAAAATTTCATCTCCAACTATTAAAACTGGTCAAACCACTAAATACACAATAACTGTTTCAAATATTGGGCAAAAAATAATTAAAAGCATAAATATCAAAAATATGATCCCTAACTTTGCTATAAAAAGTTTTAACACAAATATAGGATCATTCAATAAAAATAATAAAATATGGACAGTGAATTCTTTAAAAGCTAATGAAAAAGCAATTTTAAATGTTTATATAACTCCTAATAAAGCAGGAACCTTTAAAAACACAGCTACATTAACTGGTGATAGTTTCAATAAAAAATCAAGTTTAACTAGTTTAAAAGTTAATCCTGCAGTTGAAGTTAAAAATTCCAATAAAATTAATACTAAAAAAATCAGAAAGAACAAATATGTCACAGCATACACAACTATTAAAAACTACGGAACATCTTCTAAAAATATAAAAGTTAGAATTTCACCCTCTAAAGGACTTAAAACCTACAACGTAAACTATAAAACTAAATACAGTAAAAAAACAAATAAATGGATAGTGAAATTACCTGCTAAAAAATCAGTGACATTGAAAATGAAGCTAAAAGGAACCAGTAAAGGAACTAAAAAAGTTGCATTCAATGTAAATGGTAAAAAACAAAATAAATATGTGAAAGTGGTTTAGAATTAGAAAATATTTTAAAACTAAATTTAACTTCTAAATTCTATCTAAAATCCATTTACAAATTAAATGTATGTAAAATTTAATGTAAATAAGTTAAATAAATCTTTTAGTAGATTATTTAACTTAAACTCATACATTAATCATGTTTATCAATTACTATAATTATTTTTACAATATTTTTCATATTGTTTTCAGAATATTTCAAATTTATAATTATTTCAATTTATTCCAAATTTACATATTATTCTGATTATTTTTTAAATTTTTTTTTAAATATAATTATTTCTTTATATTATCTGTATTAATAAAAGTTAAAAACTATTTCTAAAGTCATCTCTAAAAATTATCAAAAATATGAAAATTATCAAAAATGAAATACTAATTTTTAAATACAATATGAAATAATATATATAACGTGATAAACATATATTACTATATATATTATAAAAATTAAAATTTTAAATTAAGTTTAAAATTAATATTGAATCCAATATTAATTTAAAATAAATTAAATAGAAATTTTATTAAATTAAAACAAAATTCAGTAGATTATAATAGTTTTTAATGACTTTTATCAATAAATTTTAAAATCACAATTATATGAATTATATAAATTTAATAATTTTAATAA
This genomic interval carries:
- a CDS encoding right-handed parallel beta-helix repeat-containing protein translates to MFKIKTKKIILLGAIFSILLISSPLGFNTIYGANNTWIIDVEDKGMPGNMEYIQGIIDNASSGDTILFKGSEYTHLANIIVNKTLNIVSDVGTVLNSCNNHPEEPIFRILSGGSGTKIEGFNINAKEAGIIIDNATNVKIGSNNITAEGIAITILDSLNTVITNNRINNSGTGISSNNSNNTVIKNNTITNNDEGIISTGNTNNTEISYNNISNNNGFGVYFNNNGELQDNIKVLYNYIENQGQSGVYINSSYNILSIISNMITNNQKNGIYMDSGTNTSGQPTIEYNYLLYNTGFNTFQIQRVQTDDQHRAVLVIGYNFYGTNDRSGVSVCSKTTTGIILIKLSEISKGIFQIAYTTNDTGKIIKEMIPNYVKVNLNNNSQYQYVLIKNGTGIADFREYNYSSTGNEIYTYFLTKTALSINDNNIPQKSISINSKISSPTIKTGQTTKYTITVSNIGQKIIKSINIKNMIPNFAIKSFNTNIGSFNKNNKIWTVNSLKANEKAILNVYITPNKAGTFKNTATLTGDSFNKKSSLTSLKVNPAVEVKNSNKINTKKIRKNKYVTAYTTIKNYGTSSKNIKVRISPSKGLKTYNVNYKTKYSKKTNKWIVKLPAKKSVTLKMKLKGTSKGTKKVAFNVNGKKQNKYVKVV
- a CDS encoding right-handed parallel beta-helix repeat-containing protein — protein: MIKNGDDQIKNIKLRLMFLLVLFVAIGTMTSSVSAAQTWNIDNNADLSAIQSIIDNAGVGDIISFATDGAYNLAGSINISKTLTILGNGATITGIQDANTPIFKLAINTSDPDVFKDISISNFTLNAMSAITVTNGANITLDNLTLTGANKNNGTGITASQVRDLTIKNVNASNFRDAIGVGGGNNTVVTNNDFHDLGRNAMSFYQNAGNIFVKNNTMNNAQYGVFFGGGVKYIEIEGNNISNMSIVGLAIIKSCNNAIIKNNNIIENNIGIIIKANDTQHGAPTTLESIIVSGNNISKSYLFGILLENIIQSTVGKELILDNNTFSENGWRYAEYVGGDWWNSTSDQPSTGKSGWGNEIGNFDVFMNYFEDTTPTPNANLTLTDTISTNVVKNGGKLIYTLTVKNIGNGTSDVITIDTGLLSSIANSVVTYKSTGAFSNNKWIINSLKGGDTASLVLEVQTKKSGTKNIISTLKTSTQNDTSTNPTKLTVNKDIKVSSSNAFSANKVKRNKYFYITTTIKNTGLDNSSTFNSKIATTKGLKVAAVSKSSYASYNKKSQTWTVKKVPAKKTITLKMKVKATKTGTQKVKVTTNGKSQTKSVKVVK